In Sphaerodactylus townsendi isolate TG3544 linkage group LG13, MPM_Stown_v2.3, whole genome shotgun sequence, one DNA window encodes the following:
- the LOC125442455 gene encoding protein FAM162B-like, whose protein sequence is MFSKPEYQNERILGGITGGISASVHGGWACLSRRKKKPGSQGRHIFRSEKRPTEFDKKMLLWTGRFKKEEDIPPLLSVEVLKAAQNQMRIRICYIMMALTLLGCVAMVISGKQAAKREDTLLKINTEKKAKWRLERQLEQESAAGKTE, encoded by the exons GAATCCTGGG tggaATAACTGGAGGCATTTCTGCCAGTGTACATGGCGGATGGGCTTGTCTttcaagaagaaagaagaaaccaGGCAGTCAAG GTCGCCATATTTTCAGAAGTGAGAAAAGACCCACAGAATTTGATAAAAAGATGCTGTTGTGGACTGGACGGTTTAAAAAAGAGGAGGATATTCCACCACTTTTGTC AGTTGAGGTGCTTAAGGCTGCTCAGAACCAGATGCGGATTCGAATCTGCTACATTATGATGGCATTGACCTTActgggatgtgtggccatggtcatcTCTGGCAAACAG GCTGCTAAAAGAGAAGACACATTGCTAAAGATAAACACAGAGAAGAAGGCCAAATGGAGGCTAGAGAGGCAACTGGAGCAGGAATCAGCAGCTGGAAAAACTGAATGA